DNA sequence from the Anthonomus grandis grandis chromosome 9, icAntGran1.3, whole genome shotgun sequence genome:
TGGATTTTCTGGTGTAACATTTAGTAAATTAGCAAGCTGGATAAAATTTGAGCCCATATCTGTAATAAGTCCTTTCACATATAATCCAATTTCCGATAATTTATGTACGCATTTATTTAGAATTGTTTTAATATCCGGAgccttaaaatatatatacatatttaaaaaaaatacaaatatattatttcaatttaattcattttaaataatcataaaCACGCGTACTacgcaaagaaaattaaaagcaCGCAGCGAGGAGGCTTGCAgcaattttaggatgttttgaaaaaaaaagaataatggtggtcggaggagaacagcacgtacagtgcgattggaagaaaatattttagacgctgtagctgacactcctacaacaagtactcgaaaattagccgctcagcttcattcgtccaaaacaattgtacatatggtacttcaagaacaactgttgtacccatatcacttacaaaaagtgcatgaactactgcccagagattttgctcctagaatacacttcgcaaactggctgttagatcagcagcgaaataaccctaactttatcagcacgattctttttacggatgaagcagggtttaccaaaaatgaaattaaaatattacataactcgcatgtatAGGCTAATGAAAATCCCCGTGATactattatttctcatcatcaacattaattccaataaatatctgggcaggaattattggcaattttttaattgtgccgtttgaactgccaccacgtttaaacggagaactttattgggagttcctccagaacaatcttccagatttattagaagagatttgccccttgcaacccgccgagatatgtattttatgcatgatggagccccaCCCCATTTTAGCCTTGCTATAAGACACCACCTAAATAATACTTTcgaaaaccgttggataggtagaggaggatCTGTTGCTTGGCCTCCCCcgtctcccgatctaacgccattagatttttatctatggggtcaccttaaaaccttggtgtattccaccccagtcgatactcgggacgaactgctccaaagaattacatttcattgtgataatataaaaaacatctattcaataatataaaaatgaattgtttattgctcgtattgaagaatttaacttttgtttacatatttggtttttggcatttttttgtaagttgttttttctaatttaaaaagatacactcatcatagtttttttttaactattttgtaaaagtattttttaggacaccactgtatttttaggaacatgtattattttaaattaaatgacttacattgaaatttctctgttctaaataactagcgtacttatctcattaaaaaaaaattaaaaaaaaaacattggctcgtttattattttttttctccaaaacggttcattttatcgataattaattaatcatttaacatacagggtgttaaaaatatacgtatTAAAGTGTACAaactagtccgcccctggtaaagtaaacaaggtaaatgtcattttaagaggtccctaatagtgttcatcacctaaaatttttattaaattcttccgggtagtttaaaagtaatttatgaaaaaccaatttccagcagcgtcctttaggaggctgtatcttcgtaaagaaggcctgtaggaattttttttattggaacgttcggtattatttttcgatgttctacctgaatccgagagatttcccacatgaaccgggacaccctgtataaatgcaGGTAGGACGGACATACCAAAACATGccgttgaaaataaaattatgtcttTATTAATTACGTATATTCCTGATAGTTTAGATTTGTTTACATGTTACATGTAGCAGTGCATCATTTAGATATATAGATTGGACCTAATATATAAGTACTGCACCATGTAAATTTTAGTGTAGTCggggttattttattatattgtattttgtgTACCTTTAGTGTGGAATTTTAACTTTAGGTCAAGTTTTATGTATTACTGTTATTTTATTGTAGTACTTGGGGGAAACCGTGTTTGTACCTtgtatagtaaataaaaaataaatatttgctgCGGTACATGTCCAaaattttccggaaaattgggaGAATccgaaaatgcaaaaatattcaGGAGGTTCCATttaagaaagaaatattttgCCTGTTATACTTTTTTGCGAGACATTTAATGTGAAAATATGTCCGATCCAAAATTGACGTTTCCAAGGATTTTGTCGAAAAGAAAACCCTTTTATTCAATTTATCCTTAATTAAATCACAACCCTGTATATTCatttatactaaatttaaataataaatcttaatttaaGGTGGTTTCTGGTGGGGTGGCATGTAACAATTTCATAGCAGAAGGTCTAAAACTAGTCTGTGACGAGTTCGGGTATCAATTAGTAAGACCTCCTCCTAAACTTTGCACTGATAACGGTATTATGATCGCATGGAACGGCGTTGAAAGGTAAGACTGTACTCAAgaatattcttagaattaaaaaaaaaaaaacattgattttctaGGTGGAAAGCAAACAAGGGTGTATATGAAAACTTCGATgatattgaaattgaaaaaacgtCCCCGTTGGGAGTGAGAATAGTGGATGATGTGgccaaagaaaatatttcctgTAAATGGGTAAAGCTCACCAAATTGGCTAAACCTAAAAACGAATGGGATAGTTTTGATAAGGCTAAAAGTGCAAAACTTAGCTCGTAggatgcaaataaaaaatttgaaaaaaaaataacggttTTATTTGACTTATACTAATCTTGGGCCTCTCTCGGTCATTTGGCCCTTTAATTCTCCATACAAATCGTCCGGTTCGTTACGTTCCAGGTCACTTAACACATCCAACAAAGTTCTTAACcgatttttcactttttcaaTATCGGACTCCCTTTCTTTCGCACTTATTGGGATTATATCTGCGAAGTTTAATATTCTAGTCGGTCTGCGATTTTCATCATATTTTGAcatatattctaaaaaaaaatacaaatagaaGACTCAGGTATGTTTTCTCTGTCTTACATCATATTTCAAATgatgcaaaaaattaataaacacaaTTACCTTTGaagtttttcaaattatttttaacctcCATATACTTGTCCATAGCTCCTTCAGtgtccattttatttattaacaataggGAAGGTTTGTTAAGGAGTTCTTTATCATAGAGTTCCAGTTCCTGTAAGGAATAAAGtacacttaaatatttaaaaaaaaatcaaatgtttgGGATAATTGTTATGAATTTGTGACCAAAAATTGTGTATTAGAAGTGGCATTTTGTGGGTAAATTGGTCAATTgctaaagaaaactatttgtttctcgCCAACGTTCGACTTTGAGCCCTGtagataaattaaatgtaattcgAAAGTTTGGctagaaacaaatagttttcttcaGCAATTGACTAATTTACCCACAAAACATCAGTTTTAGTTTGGGAGAATACTTGCTATGATGTCCCATAGTCAAGAGTTTCATAACTTTGGAGCATCGAGTTTGTATTATAAGGTAGGTCACCTTTAAAATGCTATATGGCAAATACAAacttaaacaaataatataatactcTGAAGATTAAAACAGCtctgaattaaattattttgagacaACAAACTAGATCAACTatagatataataatagtaataataaggTCTTTTTTGTCTAatacaagtaaatttaatagttattaaataaaatattacttaactacattaaaacttattttttttaattaatttaagaaatgttcaaaatgattttcattattttcaaacCAATAATAGAGTCTACTTTCACTCATAACGTACATTTGCGAATGTTGCTCTGAAAATAGCTTCTTGAAGTATTCTTTCAATCAGTTGCTTTGTTATGTCAGTGTCTTAAAAACAACAGATTTTAGGTGGCTTTGGAGGACAAAATCAAGAGGGGATAGGTCGGGGAATCTAAGTGGCCATTCAACACGACCCCATTGagaatgtaataaatttattctaaaGGCAAATTGCCGTATGCGTCTTTCTGCTTCGTGAACTATCAGAGGATCGATAGATCTTTTTAGTATTGTACcttttgccatttaaatttccttCCACAGGTAAGGGACTAATAATTATTGCATTACTCAATATATAAgtccaaacattaattttgcgAGGTTTTGGGAGAAAAAAAACTAAGCAGGTCATCTTGTGAGTGTTATTACTAGTTTATAAGGTCTGATAATGCTTTTTTAaacgaaacatgtaaccttcgggacatattaaaaaaatatatatatattgtttatttttttctcgacttacgtaggtctctttgagattaTGGACGAGTTCTCTCAATTTGCGAGGTTTTTCCATATGTCCTCTAAATACTCGAGATGTAAGGAcctcaatataataataataataataataataataataataataatcattagCGCCTTTTATTagcaaacaaataatttacaaatgtttaaatatcataaataaatttctacAAGGATATAAGGAAGGTGAAGTCTAGCCTTGTGGCTACTCTTACTTAATCTAACTAATCAGCGCTGTAAATGTACGCACATATATAGAgtagaaaaaaaacaacttacagAACGATTAACTAACGATGTACTGtgcaatacaaaaaaaagtaattttacaaGTTTGTCCAGTAGCGGATTATATTGCGacaaaagaaattatttcaattcttGGACTTGGTAATATAagtctttttgtctttaattaaagAGAAAACTCTTTTCTTATTTACAGTTGGTGAGTTTATCAATCAGTcgcattttatatttaaattgattgatATTAAATCTTTTAGAATTATCAGGTATGAAATTATATAGGGTGATTgcattatatgaaaaggatcTTTTATCCATTGATGTTTTATATAATAGGATggacaatttatttttgttctccCTGTGAATGCTTGTCCTTgggagaaatttatttttaagagtatttgAGATGTTACTGGTATTGAGAAGGTTATCCACAACATTTGAGAGATATAGTTTCTTCTGGTTTTATATATCCTACTAAGCTATAGGGATAACTTTAAACCCTGTTATCATAGAACTAGGATTGTTTATGGAAATAGAGATAGTAGACAAACTCaggtagtacaaaaaaaattctgtgTTTATACCAGATATATCATACACAGAAGATATCATGTCCTTTGTCAATCAAATTGACTCTAATGAAATATGGGCCTGAAAAACTACAAGTAGAAAATAGTTATAGAGTAGGAACGTTAGGTAtacctttctatttaaataaagactTTTGAATCCTCAACTGTGGCCTAAAGGTATTTTACtaagtgattttttagaaaaatagaaGAGGAACTAGTCAATCATGTTTTTATGCAAACTGttcaagtttaattaaaaattataatagtgtatttttttgtcataaacCATTGATATGTTACCAAAAACTTATGTCCAATCCTTACTTGGGATGCTATCATGCAAGTTAGGAATGATATATAGTGCCAAAAGATTctacatttttcaataaacaagtATACTAGAATCACTCAAACTACTAAAACTTTAAACGATAATAAGATACAGTTTAAAGAGCATTTCCTTAGTCTAAATTGGTTATTCTGTGacaataacataaataatatttctaataataataaataatatttcatctcTAGTTTGCAGAGTCTGCAAACTAGAGATGAGTTATTTAGATTAGCAAGGGAATTAGAATCTGAAGAtgattgaaaaaattacaaattgataaaaaatgatGTCAAATGACAAAtcatgataaaaataaacatgatcCTAAAGAGATGtggaaaataattaaagagttatgtttttatttgagttgagtatgattttattttggaaaaaatgcctCAGTTAAATTGTTCTTTTAGTAGTTTTGAACCCggtaatgtttatttttaattaaactcttgatttttaaattttactttccaTTGATCCAAGACTTAATTATTGTGGTTTGCTATCTATCATAATGTAATTTGTAAGAATTGTACaggaattttttcattttattatttagaaattatatgtttttctttgaaCTTTTGATTATgcttaaattaaactaaacaattttgaataattgttaacaattaaaaaaatttttttttaaatttttgtgcacTGTAGGATAAGATTCCTAAGACACTAATTTGGAATCAAGGGGTATTCCTAAAGGTCTTTAGCTATTCCATTTTGTTTTAGTCTCTGCCTATTTATTAtgttggaattttatttatttttttattgaatgatATTTGAAAGCATTTGAcaccattttaatttatttaaaaaaatatttatttacaaaaatgcatGGACAAAAATCTAATACCAAGGGGTGTTACATAATATGTTAAATAACTATAGCGTAACTAGCTTTGTATAAGCCacaatttaatagtattaatttATAAGGCCCAAGTATGCAACTTATATACTATGATATATTCTATGTTTTAACCAGCAACAGAATTAACTATAATGAAACATGAATCTGACAAGATTGcaaacaaaaagaagaaaaaaacacttACCTTATTCAACAACATAATAGTTTCCAAACAGTCTCTATGTGGATAGTCATAACTCAACTGAAACCCATTAATATCCACCACCATCAAAAGCAATTTAGTCCTTTCTACATGCCTCAAAAATTCATGTCCCATACCCTTATTAGCATAAGCTCCCTCAATAAGGCCTGGAAGGTCTGCGACTGAAATCTGTCTATGATCCTTATAAGTTATTATACCCAAGTGGGGCCTAACAGTGGTAACTagaaaatatcatttattatttcaacataataagacaaattacaaaatactcACAGGGATAACTGGCTACTTTGGGTTTGGCATCAGATATGCCCCTTAATAAAGTACTTTTTCCAGCATTGGGAAAGCCTACAAGTCCTATGTCGGCAATCAGTTTGAGGATTAATTTTACTGGATAGTTTTGTCCTCTGGTACcaagaaaaccattttttgaatGCCCACCAGTTCCCCCCCTTGCTAGTAAGAGTTTTTCCCCGTCATTGTTCAATTCCcctaaaattattgataaaagataattattaagaatattattgATTTCCACATAATTAGTGAATTCTACCTAAATGTTTTCCTAGCTCTGTAACCGCACTAACTCCCGTGGGAACTTCGAAAATAAGGTCCTCCCCCGGAGGccccaaaataaaattatgtgaaGCACTTTTCCCTGGTTGTGCTTTATATGACTTTGTCTGGTTCTGTTTAAACACTTTTTCCAAGGTCAGACCTTCTTTGGCTACAGCTATAACGTCTCCTCCTTTACCTCCTACACCTCCAAATCTGTCaagtataatatttaaagacTATAAAATGTAAGAGTTGGATGAGTCTTACTTGGGTAAACCATTTCCTCCAGGGCCACCAGAAACCAAAATACGTAATGAATCTCTAAAACCGGATTTCAGGTAGTTTCTAACAGGTTTTCTCACTTTGGCTAGTAAGTTTTTCGTCAAAAACACcattttaggacattttttatacaaataaaaagaCCACAATGTAAAGTAAATAACAATAATGCATAAAGTGAGGTTAGTTGAAATGTCATTAGAAAAAAGTTAGGTTATATATCTAGGTTTAAAAGAAGTAAGGTTATATATGTCGCgtgaaaaacataaataaacaaacacgctgTAATCAAGTTCCTTTCAACTAAAAAACATGGAAAATTCGAGCGAATGCCAGTTGCAAATTCGCCTAATTACCACCCAGGACAGGTAGGTCTCATATTTAAGCTTTTGACATAACTTAAGCGTTTTTTACCATTTCATAGTTACGCTGTTCCGGATGTGCCCTTTTCCGTGCCTACCAACATAGACACCAAGGGCCTAAACGAGCTCCTAAACCAATTATTAAAAGAGAGCAACGCCGACTATCTTAAACCTAAAGAGTTCGATTTTCTGGCCATAAATGAACTTATCAGGACTCCTCTGTTCGAACATCTCCAAGAGCGGAATGTTTCCAGTGAAGCCACTATTGATGTGGAGTATATTGAAAGGACACCCGCGCCGGAGCCACAGGAGAGTATTCTGCATGACGATTGGGTGTCTTCGATACAAAGTACTGAAAAATGGTGAGTATTCACTTTAGGGAATATACCAGTAAAGAGTTTGTATTCATTAGCAATATTCTGGGCATaacttaggaatatttttatactattttatgttaatatataattttgagGATAAAAATGTTATTCTGGGTTAAGGATTTGGATAGTTTAAGTGGGTTGTGGTTAGGACATATTGGTTCGCTATATTTCTTAGTAAATTTGCGTTATACAATAAAAGTATTCTTAAAATGgttttagtaaaagaaaaagcaTTTCTTATCCAATAATGTTTGTGTAATAATGATTCTTCTACCTCAACCACTTCCTGAGATAGAGACAATTTTGTCAACCAAGTCCAAGAGTACATAGACTCCTTAGAAGGTCTAAAATAgctaatacatataaaaaataaaacaggatatggaatagaaattaaaataaaactttatagttaacatttaaattcaaatacatTACTTCAGTAGTGATGATTACAGATTTATGAATACCTTCTAATATAGATACTACAGtagaaatattctttataaataaaccgaAATAACCATGTGTATgcactttaaatatatttgaataatccATCTCAttaagttatttacattttaaatgtttctctACGAACAAGATTTTAGCATTTAACCACCTCTAAAGTAGAATTACCTActtgaagaataaaaaaaaagacgaaacCATACTTACCAGTTAATACTGCCTGTCCCTTTGTTATCCATTTTTGtaccttttttaataatttttgtcttttCAGACATCCCGATAattatttcaacattttctataaatatatttgtcaCTTCTTCAGAGTATTGAAGTTTTAGAACCTCCTTCTAGTCacaaatcattaatttttgttttattaattcaaaattaattactgttttAGTTTCTGTTGACtctgtttgtttatttgttgAAAGTgcattatgaaaatttgtttccTACCATAATTGGGTAGTTACAAAAGAATGTAGAATATAAGATCCAATGCTATTTGtaggtcatttatttttaagaaagaaatGATCCAAGCAAGAATCTGAAtcatttgtttttgataatCCAATATAGGGTAGAAAACCATAATTCAACATCAGACAAAGATAttcatttactatatttatctcttttaaattaataattatatccCCAGTGAAACCTCTATATTATTTTGTgggatatttacaaaaaatatgtgtaaaccctcaaaaagcaaatgaatattTGAGTTTGCAGATCATAAAGTGCAGTTATTCCATAGGTTTGTTTGGATAAGGTAACAGTTACGtctatttatcattatttttgacTTAACTAACTTACAGTGATTAACCTCAGTATTTAGCAGagttttaatcaaaattaaaacccCATCATTTCTATTAACATTCATAAgatgaaaattgaaaataaaaatatcacagTAGTTCAAGTTTAAAAACAAGCATAacaatttgtccaaattttccCTAGCACTTGTCTAATATTCAattgaaatatattaattgtattattttatcattaattCATTTTTCCAAGGCAAGTAAGTCAATCAACTGTCCTGACTTCAGTAGGTTCAATGTCATTCAGAACATTTTCTTGATCTATTTGAATCATTCTGGTTCATTTTAGTACTAAGACAGCTGATATGGTATTAATGCGGAGGACAGCTAGCATCACCACATGCATGATTTACCTCCtattttcttacaaatattttatcaggaaaaatacaatttccacACTTCTGTATAGTACTTCAAACTTTATGTTGCTCGACATAGGTTGAGCATGCCAATGAACCTGCAGTTATGCCTTTTATGAAAGGATCTCCAACAGTTAAAACACCTTTGTTTGTCAAGATTTTGGCACTATAGAATACAGCTGCCAAACATTGCATGAACGTTTGGCAGCTGTATTCTAGAACGAGTTCTAGATGAAAGGTTCAGGCActtcagttttttctttatctaaCAGATAAACtccaataattttaaagctGGTTGGTTGTTTTGTAGAAATTTTCACATTTACCTGCAAGTTTGCCTATTATGATGAGTTTCAGTTTTTCACCCTCCCCTTTTGTTGGACACTTGACAACCAGATCTCATCTTTCTTTGccgtttatatatttttacttcCAATATTTAGTTCAGTTAAATTGAcattttcttcaattattttatttgtattttgtgtGGTGCCTGTTCTTTGTTACTATAAATGGTTCTGTATTTATAGGATTCTTGCAAGCCAACACATTGGCATTGACATTTTCTAAAGGGCATGCATCTTTCTTCAGAAGTACTTTTTATAGACCGAATTCACAATCATAGTAAGACCcattttccttaatttaatttttgcaattattgtGTTTATCCATGTTTTCCACCAAAAACAAAGGATTAACTTACGAATACTCAAAATATtcttgtaattaataaaaagatccCATGGATTTTCGGCGAAGTTCCAGAGATTTTTAAATTGCTGAATTTCCTAATTATTTACTGACTGAcattttacattacatttttaCATGAGTACTGTGCCAAAAAATTGTCTGGCTTAAACAATTTGCACAGCTTTACTGCAGCTTTTCTAAGAACAAACTCCTGTTGACAGAAATAATACAGCATCCCCTACGCCCGTCACTAATGCGACTGAGAATAAAAAGGAGAGAATGTAAACCTTAATGTAAAGAAAAAGGTCATCCTGATAGGAGATGAAACTGCAAAGCAATGTTCTAAATATCTTTTTCCCCAGCTCAATACAGCATGTTCTTCATACACAGGCATCATTAAGCCATATGCCCCACAGGAAGAAGTTATATCAAATCTGTTTATAGAAACAATGAAATTTAGTAGTAAGGACAATGTCATCGTGTGTATACgtattaataagtttaaaacttCCCTGCTATACAACTTGTTTTCTCTTGGAAAATACACAAATTTAATTCTGTATTTAACGTATGACTCTCTCGACTTATCACCTTGTGAGTAACTATATggaataaaaatcaaaatgtctCGATTAGGATAATTGATAATTTCCCGCAGAAACCTAAACGAAATGTCTTAAATATATGtcaattgtttttattatatataaggGTATCCAGGTCCATAActacaaatattataaacataAGTTCAAACATTAAAATGGGATCTTCATCACCTCAGCTGAtagatatttctaaaaatatgaatacCAATAATACTAAACTACTGACGATAACAAATGATCCCTTAATACTTAATTCAAATAATGACAATgacatttttttaggaaaaagcaCCCTCAACTTACAAATTACTCCCTAGTTTTTCTCAATGTCCaatctctaaaaaataagaTTGATGaacttttcttatatttttggaCGGCCTGGGCTATCCGGACTTTGTTTTACTTTGTGAGCACTGGTTAAATAAACATGAAGTagtatatttagaaaattatgttGAAATGGATAGGTGTTGTCGTGTAAATATGCTACATGGGGGTTCTATAATTTATATGCATTCAAGGCTAAGAGATAGAATATGTGTCCCACAGGGATCAGTGTTGGTCCCATTTTGTTTCtgatatatataaatgatatggcAAACCTTGATATAcaagatatatttattcaatttgcagatgatgcAACGGTATTTCGGCATGATGTTAGTGTTGAAAACCTAAATAATACAGTAAATAGGGATTaagccaaaattaaaaaatggtgtgACTGCAACAAGCTAactttaaatgttcttaaaacaAATGTCATGAACTTTAAATGCAGTTTGAGCAGAGTTTGCCTTGGaaacattgatttaaataatttaaatgagaataAGTCTTGACAACAAATTGAAGTTTGAAAGTCATATCAGATTATTGTGCAACAAGTTGGCGACTaattgttatgctcttaaaATCATAGCAAGAGAAGTAGAGTCTGGTATGGCCAGGAATGCCTATTTTGCACTGATTGAGTCACATCTGAGGTATGATTTGTGTTTTTGGGGTGCATGTACCAATCAATTATTTATGAGTGTTTTTATCTTGCAAAAGAGGGCTATCAGATATATTTGCAAAGTAGGTATAAGAGATTCATGTAGAGAACTTTTTTATTACTCACAAAATCCTTATGTTACCTTCTTTATTTATActtacactatcggacaaaagtagagaaactttttaaatttgcgttttatttgaatacttcaaaactaatgcagttctacacataatgaaaatcaacaataattgttaagacttaatttgtataaagtaaaataaattgtagaagaaaatcctaagatttaatttaattaaacaaaatatttatgaggcaaaagtagagaaactaaattttattccaaaagtacaagttatttcttatttctatcttagaaaaattaatagtaagtagagtatcccttattggcaatcacctcgcggcatcgatttggcatggattccaacagtttcataatggtttcctctccaatagaattccaggaatcttgtaaaacttttataagatcatttttattactgatctgatgttgccttacacgccggtctagttcctcccagaggttttcaatcgggttaagatcgggactttgcgcaggaaagtccataaccctaatattttccgataaaaaccaatctttgacaacctttgatttatgtttggggtcgttatcttgTAGGAATATCCAAGTCAAAGGTAAATTATCCTCAGCAAAGGGTAGCATTACATTTTGTAGGATGTCTAAATACACAAATCGATCCATGATACCCTCAATGATGGGTAATGGTCCTGTACCGAACCCAGAGAAGCAACCCCATACCATGCAGGAGCCACCACCATGCTTTACCGTAGGCTGTGTATATCTTGGATCGAATCTTTTGCCTTGTGGTCGATGTACCCATGAGATTCCATCGGACCCAAacaaattgaacttactttcatcagtaaaaagaacttttttccagtcgttggttgtccaatgcaaatatttttgtgcaaagttgagtcgggccttctgattcttcttgctaataaacggctttttagcggctcttctactaaataatcctccttccctcagtcgtctttgtatggtcttagaactaacattaacaccaggtaattcacttaaaattttatttgctgatttgtgaggatcagactgggcaattctttttatcatcatttccatgtgtttggttgtttttcttgggcggccactttttttaatgctttttgttgaatttcgtgttttaaaattagaaattgtcttgctaacaacggacttatgcaaattaagcgttttactaatgtccacttgtcgtataccactcttgtgtgcatcaactatttttc
Encoded proteins:
- the LOC126740139 gene encoding GTP-binding protein 10 homolog — protein: MVFLTKNLLAKVRKPVRNYLKSGFRDSLRILVSGGPGGNGLPKFGGVGGKGGDVIAVAKEGLTLEKVFKQNQTKSYKAQPGKSASHNFILGPPGEDLIFEVPTGVSAVTELGKHLGELNNDGEKLLLARGGTGGHSKNGFLGTRGQNYPVKLILKLIADIGLVGFPNAGKSTLLRGISDAKPKVASYPFTTVRPHLGIITYKDHRQISVADLPGLIEGAYANKGMGHEFLRHVERTKLLLMVVDINGFQLSYDYPHRDCLETIMLLNKELELYDKELLNKPSLLLINKMDTEGAMDKYMEVKNNLKNFKEYMSKYDENRRPTRILNFADIIPISAKERESDIEKVKNRLRTLLDVLSDLERNEPDDLYGELKGQMTERGPRLV